The following are encoded together in the Arcobacter aquimarinus genome:
- the mraY gene encoding phospho-N-acetylmuramoyl-pentapeptide-transferase, which yields MFYWFYRHLDINIFQYISVRAGISFFIAFILTMYLMPKFISWAKQKKASQPIYEHAPQGHQAKVGTPTMGGVVFISATIIATVLTAKLNNFYVVGGLLTLALFSLIGIQDDYSKISKDKNSAGLTARVKLLLQFLSAGIVAFGIYYFGHSSELFTPFYKFPLFEMGVIAIVFWMFVIVGASNAVNLTDGLDGLATVPSIMAFFTLSILVYITGHAFFASYLLLPNIQIVGELAIMGSAICGALIAFLWFNSYPAEIFMGDSGSLPLGAFMGYMAIIAKSEILLVAIGFIFVLETISVILQVGSYKLRQKRVFLMAPIHHHFEQKGWKENKIIVRFWIIAFMSNLIALLSLKIR from the coding sequence TTGTTTTATTGGTTCTATAGACATTTGGATATTAATATTTTCCAATATATTTCAGTTCGTGCAGGAATTAGTTTTTTCATAGCTTTTATTTTAACTATGTATTTAATGCCAAAATTTATTAGTTGGGCAAAACAAAAAAAAGCTTCTCAACCAATATATGAACATGCACCTCAAGGTCATCAAGCAAAAGTAGGAACACCTACAATGGGTGGAGTTGTATTTATAAGTGCAACTATTATTGCAACTGTGTTAACAGCTAAATTAAATAATTTTTATGTTGTAGGTGGATTGTTAACTTTGGCTTTATTCTCTTTGATTGGAATACAAGATGATTATTCTAAAATATCAAAAGATAAAAATTCTGCAGGATTAACTGCAAGAGTTAAGTTATTGTTACAGTTTTTAAGTGCAGGAATAGTTGCTTTTGGAATTTATTACTTCGGACATTCAAGTGAACTTTTTACACCATTTTATAAATTTCCATTATTTGAAATGGGTGTAATTGCAATAGTTTTTTGGATGTTTGTTATTGTAGGTGCTTCAAATGCAGTAAATCTTACTGATGGATTAGATGGACTTGCTACAGTACCATCTATAATGGCATTTTTTACACTTTCTATTTTAGTTTATATAACAGGACATGCTTTTTTTGCTTCATATTTATTATTACCTAATATTCAAATTGTTGGTGAATTAGCAATAATGGGTTCAGCAATTTGCGGAGCATTGATAGCTTTTTTATGGTTTAATTCATATCCTGCTGAAATATTTATGGGAGATTCAGGTTCTCTTCCTTTAGGCGCTTTCATGGGGTATATGGCAATTATTGCTAAATCAGAGATATTATTAGTTGCAATAGGATTTATATTTGTACTTGAAACAATTTCTGTCATATTACAAGTAGGTTCATATAAATTAAGACAAAAAAGAGTTTTTTTAATGGCACCTATACATCATCATTTTGAACAAAAAGGTTGGAAAGAGAATAAGATAATTGTTAGATTCTGGATTATTGCTTTTATGTCAAATCTGATTGCATTGTTAAGTTTAAAAATTAGATAA
- the gpmI gene encoding 2,3-bisphosphoglycerate-independent phosphoglycerate mutase — MNNKTILIITDGIGHNSSNKYNAFYSANTPTYDYLFKNIPYSLIHTYGNYVGLPDGQMGNSEVGHMTIGSGRILYQDLVKINIAIEKNTLKDNEILKNNINSSNNIHLLGLLSDGGVHSHIDHIIAMAKIAKEFNKKVFIHIITDGRDVAPDCAQKYINQILEICDEDIKIATIAGRYYTMDRDNRWDRVKKGYDAMTFATPSTTSDISSYLKDSYENQIFDEFIVPTAFEGYEGIKDNDGIIFCNFRSDRMREISSVFANKNFNEFDTFKGKLNLATMTQYDKNTPIPVLFPKESPKNTLAEVISNAGLSQLHTAETEKYAHVTFFFNGGVEEPMLNETRVLIPSPQVATYDLQPQMSAPQVGDAVRTAMNNNTDFIVVNFANGDMVGHTGVFDAAVKAVEAVDFELGLIFELAKKQNYNIVLTSDHGNCEMMKDEDGNILTNHTVGDVYCFVYANSVTEVKTGSLNNIAPTVLKLMNLEIPQEMDEPLI, encoded by the coding sequence ATGAATAATAAAACTATACTAATAATAACTGATGGTATTGGACACAATTCATCAAATAAATATAATGCATTTTACAGTGCCAATACTCCTACATATGATTATTTATTTAAAAATATTCCGTACTCTTTGATTCATACTTATGGAAATTATGTTGGTCTTCCAGATGGACAAATGGGTAATAGTGAAGTTGGACACATGACTATTGGAAGTGGAAGAATTTTATATCAAGATTTAGTAAAAATAAATATTGCTATTGAAAAAAATACTTTAAAAGATAATGAAATTTTAAAAAATAATATTAACTCATCAAACAATATTCATCTACTTGGATTATTAAGTGATGGTGGTGTTCACTCTCATATTGACCATATTATTGCCATGGCAAAAATTGCAAAAGAATTTAATAAAAAAGTATTTATACATATTATTACTGATGGTAGAGATGTGGCTCCTGATTGTGCACAAAAATATATAAATCAAATTTTAGAGATTTGTGATGAAGATATAAAAATCGCGACTATTGCTGGAAGATATTATACAATGGATAGAGATAATAGATGGGATAGAGTTAAAAAAGGTTATGATGCAATGACATTTGCAACTCCTTCAACTACAAGTGACATTTCATCTTATTTAAAAGATTCATATGAAAACCAAATCTTTGATGAATTTATTGTTCCAACGGCATTTGAAGGATATGAAGGTATAAAAGATAATGATGGAATAATTTTCTGTAATTTTAGAAGTGATAGAATGAGAGAAATTTCTTCTGTTTTTGCAAATAAAAACTTCAATGAATTTGATACTTTCAAAGGTAAATTAAATCTTGCAACAATGACTCAATATGATAAAAATACACCTATTCCAGTTTTATTTCCTAAAGAATCTCCAAAAAATACTTTAGCTGAAGTAATTTCAAATGCTGGTTTATCTCAACTTCATACTGCTGAAACAGAAAAATACGCTCACGTTACATTTTTCTTTAATGGAGGAGTTGAAGAACCTATGTTAAATGAAACAAGAGTTTTAATTCCTTCACCTCAAGTTGCAACATATGATTTACAACCCCAAATGTCTGCACCTCAAGTTGGAGATGCAGTTAGAACTGCTATGAATAATAATACAGACTTTATAGTTGTTAACTTTGCAAATGGTGATATGGTTGGACATACAGGTGTATTTGATGCAGCTGTAAAAGCTGTTGAAGCTGTTGATTTTGAATTAGGTTTGATATTTGAACTTGCAAAAAAACAAAATTACAATATTGTATTAACATCTGACCATGGAAATTGTGAAATGATGAAAGATGAAGATGGAAATATTCTAACAAATCATACTGTTGGAGATGTTTATTGTTTCGTTTATGCAAATAGTGTAACAGAGGTTAAAACTGGTAGTTTAAATAATATTGCGCCAACAGTTTTAAAATTGATGAATTTAGAAATCCCTCAAGAGATGGATGAACCACTTATATAA
- a CDS encoding ATP-binding cassette domain-containing protein: MLFLNIKKLKLVLNNKQLVNISFCIKNSTALIGESGSGKSLTLKALLNLLPPSIKMEKDIESNFDLNYDSIGFIPQNPFTSLSSMTKISKQFFCSDKKKEEVLKILNLDKSILNKFPSQLSGGQIQRVVIAIAISRNIKLLLLDEPTTALDEENKKNIINIVNDLKKHLNILTLFVTHDIDSIKDLCEEIIILKNGEIIETGLTKEILSSPKEDYTKKLINSTFKNKTFRN, encoded by the coding sequence GTGTTATTCCTAAATATCAAAAAATTAAAACTTGTTTTAAATAATAAACAATTGGTAAATATTTCTTTTTGTATTAAAAATTCAACAGCATTAATTGGAGAGAGTGGAAGTGGTAAATCTTTGACACTAAAAGCTTTATTAAATCTTCTACCTCCTTCAATAAAAATGGAAAAAGATATTGAGTCTAATTTTGATTTAAACTATGATTCAATAGGTTTCATACCTCAAAATCCTTTTACTTCTTTATCTTCAATGACTAAAATATCAAAACAATTTTTCTGTTCTGACAAAAAAAAAGAAGAAGTTTTAAAAATACTAAATTTAGATAAATCTATATTAAATAAATTTCCATCACAATTAAGTGGTGGACAAATTCAAAGAGTTGTTATAGCAATAGCAATAAGTAGAAATATAAAACTTCTTCTATTAGATGAACCTACAACTGCCCTTGATGAAGAGAATAAAAAAAATATAATAAATATTGTAAATGATTTAAAAAAACATTTGAATATATTGACTCTTTTTGTTACACATGATATAGATTCTATAAAAGATTTATGTGAAGAGATAATAATACTTAAAAATGGAGAGATTATTGAAACAGGATTAACAAAGGAGATTTTATCTTCTCCCAAAGAAGACTATACAAAAAAGTTGATAAATTCAACTTTTAAAAACAAAACTTTTAGGAATTAA
- a CDS encoding transglycosylase domain-containing protein has protein sequence MMKYIFGLFIIIGLVVAGWLYNLYDEIKDDVNTVINYSPKQSTQFFDKDGNLIANTFKDENREYVKYDDIPARVIESLVAIEDTQFFEHYGINPDAISRAMIKNVKAGDYVEGASTLTQQLIKMLVLSREKKLMRKVKEALLAIRLETLLTKEEILERYLNHVYFGHGYYGIKTAAKGYFNKDLYELSLKEMAILVGLPRAPSFYDPTKNLKISLARANQVITRLNTLGWINKEQYESSMKEIPTIYNQTLTKNIAPYAVDYAISQLINDIPDILYGGYKIYLTIDLDAQQIAKDALKKSYDEAVKRDINFRKNPEDDSFVKELNGALVSIENSTGKILALVGGIDYNQSVFNRAFQSKRQAGSAIKPFLYQVALNEGYNPASQLFDISRTYNYTVGGVQKKWQPKNYGGNFQGIVTLRDSLTFSRNLSTLNLVTDVGVGLTTEALKNYGFKDIVDNLSITLGSMSVTLIEFSEAYSIFSNNGTQVKPYIIDQIINKNGDNVIFEPQFKEINKPEQSYLMTSILVDVVNKGTGKGAQVPGIELAGKTGTTNNNVDAWFCGYSPSIQTIVWFGNDNNTPMRRTETGGKIAAPVFSYFYKKYMEIHPEIPRNFIKPENVYTFNVNNKEELYTDVSVIPEIDSQIIYEPSNTNEEVLEF, from the coding sequence ATGATGAAATATATTTTTGGTCTTTTTATAATCATAGGATTAGTTGTAGCTGGATGGTTATATAATTTATATGATGAAATTAAAGATGATGTTAACACAGTAATAAATTATTCACCAAAACAAAGTACACAATTCTTTGATAAAGATGGAAATTTAATAGCAAATACTTTTAAAGATGAAAATAGAGAATATGTAAAATATGATGATATTCCAGCAAGAGTAATAGAAAGTTTGGTAGCTATTGAAGATACTCAATTTTTCGAGCATTATGGTATTAATCCAGATGCAATTAGTAGAGCTATGATTAAAAATGTTAAAGCAGGTGATTATGTTGAAGGAGCTAGTACTTTAACTCAACAATTAATTAAAATGCTTGTCTTAAGTAGAGAAAAAAAGCTTATGAGAAAAGTTAAAGAAGCTTTATTAGCAATCAGACTAGAAACATTGCTTACAAAAGAAGAAATTTTGGAAAGATATTTAAATCATGTATATTTTGGACATGGTTATTATGGAATTAAAACTGCTGCAAAAGGATATTTCAATAAGGATTTATATGAGTTATCTTTGAAAGAAATGGCAATTTTAGTTGGTCTACCAAGAGCTCCTAGTTTTTATGACCCAACAAAAAATCTAAAAATTTCATTAGCACGAGCAAATCAAGTAATTACAAGATTAAATACTTTAGGTTGGATAAATAAAGAGCAATATGAAAGTTCGATGAAAGAAATACCTACTATTTATAATCAAACTTTAACAAAAAATATTGCTCCTTATGCTGTTGATTATGCTATTAGTCAATTAATAAATGATATCCCTGATATTTTATATGGTGGATATAAAATTTATCTTACCATAGACCTTGATGCTCAGCAAATTGCAAAAGATGCTCTAAAAAAGTCTTATGATGAAGCTGTAAAAAGAGACATAAATTTCAGAAAAAATCCAGAAGATGATTCTTTTGTAAAAGAATTAAATGGTGCTTTAGTTTCAATTGAAAATAGTACAGGTAAGATTTTAGCTCTTGTTGGAGGTATAGATTACAATCAATCTGTATTTAATCGAGCTTTTCAATCTAAAAGACAAGCAGGAAGTGCAATTAAACCTTTTTTATATCAAGTAGCATTAAATGAAGGATATAATCCTGCATCACAACTTTTTGATATATCAAGAACCTATAACTACACAGTAGGTGGTGTTCAAAAAAAATGGCAACCTAAAAACTACGGTGGGAATTTTCAAGGGATAGTTACACTTAGAGATTCATTAACTTTTTCTAGGAATTTATCTACTTTAAACTTAGTAACTGATGTTGGAGTTGGACTTACAACAGAAGCTTTAAAAAATTATGGATTTAAAGATATAGTAGATAACTTATCTATAACACTAGGTTCTATGAGTGTTACATTAATAGAATTTAGTGAAGCTTACTCTATTTTTTCGAATAATGGAACTCAAGTTAAACCTTATATTATTGATCAAATCATTAATAAAAATGGTGATAATGTAATATTTGAACCTCAATTTAAAGAGATAAATAAACCTGAACAATCTTATTTAATGACATCAATTTTAGTTGATGTTGTGAATAAAGGAACAGGAAAAGGTGCACAAGTTCCAGGAATAGAACTTGCAGGAAAAACAGGTACAACAAACAATAATGTTGATGCTTGGTTTTGTGGATATTCACCATCTATTCAAACTATTGTTTGGTTCGGAAATGACAATAATACTCCAATGAGAAGAACAGAAACAGGTGGTAAAATAGCAGCTCCAGTTTTTTCATATTTTTATAAAAAATATATGGAGATACATCCTGAAATACCAAGAAATTTTATAAAACCAGAAAATGTTTATACTTTTAATGTAAATAATAAAGAAGAATTATATACAGATGTTTCTGTTATTCCTGAAATAGATTCTCAAATCATTTATGAACCATCAAATACAAATGAAGAAGTTTTAGAATTTTAA
- the glnA gene encoding type I glutamate--ammonia ligase has product MGKFVNNTNEFFEFCKENEVKFVDFRFTDMKGTWHHVTYMMSAVSTSQLDNGMPFDGSSIDAWQPIHKSDMILKPDVETAFLDPFTADSTVIVFCDVYDIYKGQMYEKCPRSIAKKALVHLSESGVGDVAYFGPENEFFVFEDVKIIDKANESYYRVDSEDGEWNDAADMEGGNMGHRARTKGGYFPVAPIDTGVDLRAEMMQVLEQVGLEVVLGHHEVAQGQHEIGIVFGDLIEAADNVQKLKYVIKMVAHLNGKSATFMPKPLYGDNGNGMHVHQSIWKDGKNLFYKQGEYGNLSEMARHYVGGVFKHARAVAAFTNPSTNSYKRLIPGFEAPSILTYSSQNRSASCRIPYGAGEKATRIEMRFPDSTSCPYLAFAAMLLAGLDGIKNKYEPVGPMDDDLFELPLDEIRERGIPQMPHTLRGALEALVRDNDFLQPVFTKEMIDTYQHYKFETQVWPYEARPTPFELKTTYSC; this is encoded by the coding sequence ATGGGTAAGTTCGTGAATAATACTAATGAGTTTTTTGAATTTTGTAAAGAAAATGAGGTTAAATTTGTAGATTTTAGATTTACAGATATGAAAGGTACTTGGCACCATGTTACATATATGATGAGTGCTGTAAGTACTTCTCAATTAGATAACGGTATGCCTTTTGATGGTTCTTCAATCGATGCATGGCAACCAATTCACAAATCAGATATGATTTTAAAACCAGATGTTGAAACAGCATTTTTAGATCCATTTACAGCAGATTCTACAGTTATCGTATTTTGTGATGTTTATGATATTTATAAAGGTCAAATGTATGAGAAATGTCCAAGATCAATTGCAAAAAAAGCATTAGTTCATTTAAGTGAATCAGGTGTTGGTGATGTTGCTTATTTTGGTCCTGAAAATGAATTTTTTGTATTTGAAGATGTAAAAATAATTGACAAAGCAAATGAATCATATTATAGAGTTGATTCAGAAGATGGTGAGTGGAATGATGCTGCTGATATGGAAGGCGGAAATATGGGGCACAGAGCTAGAACAAAAGGTGGTTATTTCCCAGTAGCTCCAATTGATACAGGTGTTGATTTAAGAGCTGAAATGATGCAAGTATTAGAGCAAGTTGGTCTTGAAGTAGTTTTAGGACATCATGAAGTTGCTCAGGGACAACATGAAATAGGTATAGTATTTGGAGATTTAATTGAAGCTGCTGATAACGTACAAAAATTGAAATATGTAATTAAAATGGTTGCGCATTTAAATGGTAAATCAGCTACATTTATGCCTAAACCACTTTATGGAGATAATGGAAATGGAATGCACGTTCACCAATCAATCTGGAAAGATGGTAAAAACTTATTCTACAAACAAGGTGAATATGGTAATTTAAGTGAAATGGCAAGACATTATGTTGGAGGTGTATTTAAACATGCACGTGCAGTTGCAGCATTTACTAATCCTTCAACTAACTCTTATAAAAGATTAATTCCAGGATTTGAAGCACCTTCAATTTTAACTTATTCATCACAAAATAGATCTGCATCTTGTAGAATTCCTTATGGAGCTGGTGAAAAAGCAACAAGAATTGAAATGAGATTCCCTGATTCAACATCTTGTCCGTATTTAGCATTCGCTGCAATGTTATTAGCAGGATTAGATGGAATTAAAAATAAATATGAGCCAGTTGGTCCAATGGATGATGATTTATTTGAATTACCATTAGATGAAATCAGAGAAAGAGGAATTCCGCAAATGCCTCATACTTTAAGAGGTGCATTAGAAGCATTAGTAAGAGATAATGACTTTTTACAACCAGTATTTACTAAAGAGATGATTGATACTTATCAACATTATAAATTCGAAACTCAAGTATGGCCTTATGAAGCAAGACCTACACCATTTGAATTAAAAACAACTTATTCTTGTTAA